The Helicobacter sp. MIT 05-5293 genome window below encodes:
- the pseC gene encoding UDP-4-amino-4,6-dideoxy-N-acetyl-beta-L-altrosamine transaminase produces the protein MIPYSTQSINDDDIHAVCDTLRSSHLTQGERTLEFENRLASLVNAKYAISFNSATSALYALYGAFMYKDFAHLLYDTPLTHPPEKICFITTPISFVATTNMMLQWGITPIFCDIKPDGNLDENALENLLKTHPQRSCIKAIVSVDYGGKSVEINKIRSLADKYKLTFFSDSSHSLGGSYHNQPIGSLADATIFSFHALKPITTAEGGALLTNDKKLAHFARLICSHGVQKNALWDYDCTLIGMNLRLSELGSALGISQLPRLQEFIAHRREIARFYDQYFAGNNYFETIPIPPHIQSSHHLYPILLRPNLWEKKEQIFQALLQKGLGVQVHYKPIYEFNLYRMVLDDDIQCKNASRFYRSEISIPCHQNLPLQEAKKIADTLLDICLKCSQ, from the coding sequence ATGATTCCTTACAGCACACAATCAATCAATGATGATGATATTCATGCTGTTTGTGATACACTTCGATCCTCTCATCTCACACAAGGTGAGCGCACTTTAGAATTTGAAAATCGTCTTGCTTCCTTGGTCAATGCTAAATATGCCATTAGTTTTAACTCCGCTACTTCCGCACTTTATGCACTTTATGGTGCGTTTATGTATAAAGATTTTGCACATCTACTTTATGATACGCCTCTTACACATCCACCAGAGAAAATTTGTTTCATCACGACACCTATAAGCTTTGTTGCCACAACCAATATGATGCTCCAATGGGGGATTACGCCCATTTTTTGCGACATCAAGCCAGATGGGAATCTGGACGAAAATGCGTTGGAAAATCTTTTAAAAACACACCCTCAACGATCTTGTATTAAAGCCATAGTGAGTGTGGATTATGGAGGCAAAAGTGTAGAGATCAACAAGATTCGAAGTCTTGCCGATAAATATAAACTCACTTTCTTTTCCGATAGCTCTCATTCTTTGGGTGGAAGTTACCATAATCAGCCCATAGGCTCTTTGGCAGATGCAACTATCTTTAGCTTTCACGCCCTTAAGCCTATCACGACAGCAGAAGGCGGGGCATTGCTTACCAACGATAAAAAATTAGCCCATTTTGCACGGCTTATTTGTTCGCATGGGGTGCAAAAAAATGCTTTATGGGATTATGACTGCACACTGATTGGTATGAATCTGCGTCTAAGTGAGCTAGGAAGTGCCTTAGGGATTAGTCAATTACCTCGTTTGCAGGAATTTATCGCTCATCGTAGAGAAATCGCTAGATTCTATGATCAATATTTTGCGGGTAATAACTATTTTGAAACGATACCCATACCGCCACATATCCAAAGTTCTCATCACCTTTATCCTATTTTGCTTCGCCCTAACCTTTGGGAGAAGAAAGAACAAATCTTCCAAGCACTCTTGCAAAAAGGCTTAGGTGTGCAAGTGCATTATAAACCTATTTACGAATTTAACCTTTATCGTATGGTATTAGATGATGATATACAATGCAAAAATGCAAGCAGATTCTATCGTTCTGAAATCTCTATCCCCTGTCATCAGAATCTTCCCTTGCAAGAAGCTAAAAAAATCGCAGACACACTGCTTGACATCTGTCTCAAATGCTCTCAATAG